In the genome of Hymenobacter cellulosivorans, one region contains:
- a CDS encoding glycoside hydrolase family 2 TIM barrel-domain containing protein, producing the protein MPKQLLSCLLLTLLLASPAAAQRITQSINSNWLFRKDESQSTVASVAAATGWEKVNLPHTWNAADVLDDESGYYRGTGWYRKTLAVPAAWQPKPVYLYFEGANQEAEVYVNGQLAGRHAGGYTAFSFPISQFLKFNGTNPASAEVLVKLSNRHNPDIPPLSADFTFFGGIYRDVYLVAASPVHFDLDNYASNGTFVTTPQVSNDAAEVVLSGALRNESAASRKLTLLTQVLDAAGKTVARQQTSVTLKAGENRRFRQQLPRLKQPHLWSPNDPYLYRVVSTISEGKTQLDEVTNPLGLRWFRFDAAQGFFLNGQPLKLIGTNRHQDVSGLGNALPDAWHEKDVRLLKQLGGNFLRISHYPQDPTVLQACDRLGILTSVEIPVVNAITDSEGFFQNCRTMQTEMIRQGFNHPSVIIWAYMNEVLLRLPEGIKRDNEPGRAYLKKVNQLAQQLDDLTRREDPSRYTMCVNHGAFELYQEAGLTKIPQLVGWNLYQGWYSGELQGFADYLDRHHRELPDKPLLVTEYGADSDERLHSFQPRRFDKTTEYANSYHQFYLKAILDRPFVAGSTVWNLAEFSSETRQEANPHLNTKSLLTADRQPKDAYYFYQAHLLKTSFLRIGSRGWNLRSGPTTGPDSLFCRQPVEIYTNQPAVRLLLNGQDLGTKPAEFGVVRFNVPFGNGMNRLQAQATGQAVEDQADIEFQLLPTQLTSPKLPFTELNISLGDARTFTDNKLHQVWVPEQEYAPGGWGYVGGTVYKLPGDRLPYGSDRDILGTSYDALYETQRVGLTQFRLDVPDGEYEVTLHFAELEAAPAAEQLVYNLAGSNAAAGPAPKASRSFSVLVNGVAALPNLSTGTTLPALQAVSYKIPVSARGGKGILLDFQPQTGETILNGLQVKRLY; encoded by the coding sequence ATGCCTAAACAACTGCTTAGCTGTCTGCTCCTGACTTTGCTGCTGGCCTCGCCGGCCGCCGCGCAGCGCATCACGCAGTCCATTAATTCCAACTGGCTGTTTCGCAAAGACGAGTCGCAAAGCACCGTGGCGTCGGTTGCGGCCGCTACCGGCTGGGAGAAAGTGAATTTGCCCCATACCTGGAACGCCGCCGACGTGCTCGACGATGAGTCGGGCTACTACCGGGGCACGGGCTGGTACCGCAAGACCTTAGCGGTGCCGGCAGCCTGGCAGCCGAAGCCGGTGTATCTGTACTTTGAAGGGGCCAATCAGGAAGCCGAAGTGTACGTGAACGGGCAGCTGGCCGGCCGGCACGCCGGCGGCTACACGGCCTTCAGCTTTCCGATAAGTCAGTTTTTGAAATTCAACGGCACCAATCCGGCTTCAGCCGAGGTACTGGTCAAGCTCTCCAACCGCCACAACCCCGACATTCCGCCCCTGTCGGCCGACTTTACCTTTTTCGGCGGCATCTACCGCGACGTTTACTTGGTGGCCGCCAGCCCGGTACACTTCGACCTTGACAACTATGCCTCCAACGGCACCTTCGTCACTACTCCGCAGGTATCGAACGACGCGGCGGAAGTAGTGCTAAGCGGAGCGCTGCGCAATGAGTCGGCAGCTTCGCGCAAGCTCACTTTGCTGACGCAAGTGCTGGATGCGGCGGGCAAAACCGTGGCCCGGCAGCAAACTTCGGTTACGCTCAAAGCCGGAGAAAACCGCCGCTTCCGCCAGCAGCTGCCCCGCCTGAAGCAACCCCACTTATGGTCGCCGAATGACCCGTACCTGTACCGCGTGGTGTCGACTATTTCCGAGGGCAAAACCCAACTGGATGAAGTCACCAATCCGCTGGGGCTGCGCTGGTTTCGGTTTGACGCCGCCCAGGGCTTTTTCCTGAACGGACAGCCGCTTAAGCTCATCGGCACCAACCGCCACCAGGACGTTTCGGGTTTGGGCAACGCCCTGCCCGACGCTTGGCACGAAAAAGACGTGCGGCTGCTCAAGCAGCTCGGCGGCAACTTTCTGCGCATTTCCCACTACCCCCAGGACCCCACCGTGCTCCAGGCCTGCGACCGGCTGGGCATCCTGACCTCGGTAGAAATCCCGGTGGTGAATGCCATTACCGACTCGGAAGGCTTTTTCCAGAACTGCCGCACCATGCAAACCGAGATGATCCGCCAGGGTTTCAACCACCCGTCGGTCATCATCTGGGCTTATATGAACGAGGTGCTGCTGCGGTTGCCCGAGGGTATCAAGCGCGACAACGAGCCGGGCCGGGCCTATTTGAAAAAGGTCAACCAACTGGCTCAGCAGCTCGACGATTTGACCCGGCGCGAAGACCCCAGCCGCTACACGATGTGCGTCAACCACGGCGCCTTTGAGTTATACCAGGAAGCGGGGCTGACTAAGATTCCGCAGCTCGTGGGCTGGAACCTCTACCAGGGCTGGTACTCAGGCGAGTTACAGGGCTTTGCCGACTACCTCGACCGGCACCACCGCGAATTGCCCGACAAGCCCCTGCTCGTCACCGAGTACGGAGCCGACTCCGATGAGCGCCTCCACTCCTTCCAGCCCCGACGCTTCGACAAAACGACCGAGTACGCCAACTCCTACCACCAGTTTTACCTGAAAGCCATTCTCGACCGGCCCTTCGTGGCGGGCAGCACCGTGTGGAACCTGGCCGAGTTCAGCTCCGAAACGCGGCAGGAAGCCAATCCGCACCTGAATACCAAGAGCCTGCTCACGGCTGACCGCCAGCCCAAGGATGCTTATTATTTCTACCAGGCCCACCTGCTCAAAACGTCCTTCCTGCGCATCGGCAGCCGTGGCTGGAACCTACGCAGCGGCCCCACTACTGGCCCCGACTCGCTGTTTTGCCGCCAGCCCGTGGAAATCTACACCAACCAGCCTGCCGTTCGCCTGCTGCTCAACGGCCAGGATTTGGGTACCAAACCTGCCGAGTTTGGCGTGGTCCGCTTCAACGTACCCTTTGGCAACGGCATGAACCGGCTCCAGGCCCAGGCTACCGGCCAGGCGGTGGAGGACCAGGCCGACATCGAGTTTCAGCTACTGCCTACGCAACTAACTTCGCCCAAGCTCCCCTTCACCGAGCTCAACATCAGCCTCGGCGACGCCCGCACTTTCACCGACAATAAGCTACACCAGGTCTGGGTGCCTGAGCAGGAATACGCCCCCGGCGGCTGGGGCTACGTGGGCGGCACGGTCTACAAGCTGCCCGGCGACCGGCTGCCCTACGGCTCCGACCGCGACATTCTGGGCACGAGCTACGATGCTCTCTACGAAACCCAGCGCGTGGGCCTCACGCAGTTCCGCCTCGACGTGCCCGACGGCGAGTACGAAGTAACCCTGCACTTTGCCGAGCTCGAAGCCGCTCCCGCCGCCGAACAGCTGGTGTATAACTTGGCCGGTAGCAACGCCGCCGCCGGCCCCGCCCCGAAAGCCAGCCGCTCCTTCTCGGTGCTGGTCAATGGCGTGGCGGCCCTGCCGAACCTGAGCACCGGCACCACGCTTCCCGCCCTACAAGCCGTTAGCTATAAAATCCCCGTTTCGGCCCGCGGCGGCAAAGGCATCCTCCTCGACTTCCAACCCCAAACCGGCGAAACCATCCTCAACGGCCTACAGGTGAAGCGCCTCTATTAG
- a CDS encoding glycoside hydrolase family 2 TIM barrel-domain containing protein, which produces MRSKPLIVVFLLLFSLHPAFGQRSQRLIANWEFVRQDLGGVWEAVRPVGAGNPESVPLWERVTLPHCFNAQDAVAPDVNYYQGPGWYRTQLTVQNPYAGGRTLLHFEGAGQKTEVYIHTTKVGSHVGGYDEWTVDLTQAIVDFQKTEAYQKQFKGQVPLSIRCDNSRDLEMIPSDLSDFNLYGGLYRYVNLLYQPAVALSRISAKAEVDKAGKAGTLTVKADFPETVTSGSAPYSVRLLDPRGKQVAQFQGNLTLKPGELDLHRFAVKSPRLWSPDAPQLYTVQVTVGSGPEAYQQSEKVGFRHIEFVEKGPFMLNGKRLLLRGTHRHEDHAGVAAAMTEPMIRQEMVMMKRMGVNFIRLGHYQQSRIVLNLCDSLGITVWEEIPWCRGGLGGPVYQAQAKGMLRNMITQHFNHPSIIIWGLGNENDWPGDFPEFDKQKIRAFMTELNALSHQLDASRYTAIRRCDFCKDIVDVYSPSIWAGWYRGIYTEYKETSRKEFEGVKRFLHVEWGGDSHAGRHSENPDNALAKITSGKGADERAGDASLFGGSARVSKDGDWSETYLCNLVDWHLKEQETMPWLSGAAYWPFKDFSTPVRPDNPVPYMNQKGVVERDFTPKEAFYVFQSYWTTQPMAHIYGHSWPVRWGDEGELKMVKVYSNCEQAELFVNGKSYGVKKRNSQDFPAAGLHWNVPFVAGQNQVKVVAKQGKQTVQDEISFRYQTQKWGKPAKLTLEKVADAQGLTTVEAKLYDAQGVQCLDAASWLEFSLAGAGKLLDNLGTSSGSRKVQAYNGRAIIRLQATPGQTSVAVQSPGLPAVVLAL; this is translated from the coding sequence GCGGCTGATTGCGAATTGGGAATTCGTCCGCCAGGATCTGGGGGGCGTGTGGGAAGCAGTGCGGCCCGTGGGTGCCGGAAACCCCGAAAGCGTCCCGTTGTGGGAGAGGGTGACGCTGCCGCACTGCTTTAACGCCCAGGATGCGGTGGCTCCCGACGTGAATTACTACCAGGGCCCCGGCTGGTACCGCACTCAGCTCACGGTGCAAAACCCCTACGCAGGCGGCCGTACCCTGCTACACTTCGAAGGCGCGGGCCAGAAAACTGAGGTTTATATCCATACCACCAAAGTAGGCAGCCACGTGGGCGGCTACGACGAGTGGACCGTGGACCTGACCCAAGCCATTGTTGATTTTCAGAAGACCGAAGCCTACCAAAAGCAGTTCAAGGGTCAGGTGCCGCTCAGCATCCGCTGCGACAATTCCCGGGACCTGGAAATGATACCCTCCGACTTGTCGGACTTCAACCTTTATGGTGGCCTCTACCGCTACGTAAACCTGCTCTACCAGCCCGCCGTGGCCCTAAGCCGAATCAGTGCCAAAGCCGAGGTGGATAAGGCCGGCAAGGCGGGCACACTCACGGTAAAAGCCGATTTCCCCGAAACCGTAACCAGCGGCTCGGCCCCCTACTCCGTGCGCCTGCTCGACCCGCGTGGCAAGCAGGTGGCCCAGTTCCAAGGGAACTTGACGCTCAAGCCCGGCGAGTTGGACCTGCACCGGTTTGCGGTGAAAAGCCCCCGGCTCTGGTCACCCGACGCCCCCCAGCTCTACACCGTGCAGGTTACGGTGGGCAGCGGCCCAGAGGCGTACCAGCAGAGCGAGAAAGTCGGTTTCCGCCACATTGAATTCGTGGAGAAAGGGCCGTTTATGCTCAACGGCAAGCGCCTGCTGTTGCGCGGCACCCACCGCCACGAAGACCACGCCGGCGTAGCCGCGGCCATGACCGAGCCGATGATTCGGCAGGAAATGGTGATGATGAAGCGCATGGGCGTGAATTTTATCCGTCTGGGTCACTACCAACAGTCGCGCATCGTGCTGAATCTGTGCGACTCGCTGGGCATCACTGTGTGGGAGGAAATTCCCTGGTGCCGGGGCGGCCTCGGCGGGCCCGTGTACCAGGCGCAGGCCAAGGGCATGCTACGCAACATGATAACCCAGCACTTCAACCACCCCAGCATCATCATCTGGGGGTTGGGCAACGAAAACGACTGGCCCGGCGACTTTCCCGAGTTCGACAAGCAGAAAATCCGGGCCTTCATGACCGAGCTCAACGCCCTTTCCCACCAGCTCGACGCCTCCCGCTACACCGCCATCCGCCGCTGCGACTTCTGCAAGGACATCGTCGACGTATACTCGCCCTCCATCTGGGCCGGCTGGTACCGCGGCATTTACACCGAATACAAGGAAACCAGCCGCAAGGAGTTTGAGGGCGTGAAGCGCTTCCTGCACGTGGAATGGGGCGGCGACTCGCACGCGGGCCGCCACTCCGAAAACCCCGATAACGCCCTGGCCAAAATAACCAGCGGCAAAGGCGCCGACGAGCGGGCCGGCGACGCCTCGCTGTTCGGCGGCAGCGCCCGGGTATCCAAGGACGGCGACTGGAGCGAAACCTACCTCTGCAACCTCGTCGACTGGCACCTGAAAGAGCAGGAAACCATGCCCTGGCTGAGCGGCGCGGCCTACTGGCCCTTCAAGGATTTCAGCACCCCGGTGCGCCCCGACAACCCCGTGCCCTACATGAACCAAAAAGGTGTGGTGGAGCGGGACTTTACTCCGAAAGAAGCTTTCTATGTGTTTCAGTCGTACTGGACAACCCAGCCCATGGCCCACATCTACGGCCACAGTTGGCCCGTGCGCTGGGGCGACGAAGGCGAGCTGAAAATGGTGAAAGTATACTCCAACTGCGAGCAGGCCGAACTATTCGTGAATGGCAAAAGCTACGGGGTAAAAAAGCGCAACAGCCAGGATTTCCCCGCTGCCGGCCTGCACTGGAATGTGCCCTTCGTAGCTGGTCAGAACCAGGTAAAGGTCGTGGCTAAACAGGGCAAGCAGACGGTGCAGGACGAAATCAGCTTCCGCTACCAAACCCAGAAATGGGGCAAACCCGCCAAGCTCACTTTGGAAAAAGTAGCCGACGCCCAGGGCCTGACTACCGTCGAAGCCAAGCTTTACGATGCTCAGGGCGTGCAGTGCCTCGACGCGGCCAGCTGGCTGGAATTCTCCCTGGCCGGCGCCGGCAAGCTCCTCGACAACCTGGGCACTAGCAGCGGCTCACGCAAGGTGCAAGCCTACAACGGCCGGGCCATTATCCGCTTGCAAGCCACCCCCGGCCAAACCAGCGTCGCCGTTCAGTCGCCGGGCCTGCCGGCGGTGGTGCTGGCCTTATAA